One Staphylococcus simiae genomic region harbors:
- the rbfA gene encoding 30S ribosome-binding factor RbfA, translating to MSNMRAERVGEQMKKELMDIINNKVKDPRVGFITITDVVLTNDLSQAKVFLTVLGNKKEVEDTFKALEKAKGFIKSELGSRMRLRIIPELMYEYDESIEYGNKIERMIQDLHKQDK from the coding sequence ATGAGTAATATGAGAGCAGAACGTGTTGGTGAACAAATGAAAAAAGAATTAATGGATATCATCAACAATAAGGTTAAAGATCCACGTGTTGGATTTATTACGATAACAGATGTTGTATTAACTAATGATTTATCACAAGCGAAGGTTTTCTTAACAGTTCTTGGTAATAAAAAAGAAGTCGAAGATACTTTTAAAGCATTAGAAAAGGCCAAAGGTTTTATAAAATCTGAATTAGGTTCAAGAATGAGATTACGTATTATACCTGAGTTAATGTATGAATATGATGAATCAATAGAATATGGTAATAAAATTGAACGCATGATTCAAGATTTACACAAACAAGATAAATAA